A window of the Citrus sinensis cultivar Valencia sweet orange chromosome 9, DVS_A1.0, whole genome shotgun sequence genome harbors these coding sequences:
- the LOC127899638 gene encoding putative disease resistance protein RGA1 has product MVESYFPIEKLLEKLGSSAYKELLLFCGVKNDLQKLEETLTTVKSVVLDAEEKQIHNRRLSDWLGKLKDACYDAEDVLDEFEVENLRRQVMKQRSIGRKFRNFFGSSNPIAFRFRMGHQIKKMRERFDEIANLRGEFNLIERLDDHRRVVHKEREPTHSFVLSSDIIGRDKDREKIIEALMQTSSGESETVSVLLIVGLGGLGKTALAKLVYNDQRVEEHFELKIWICVPEHFGERQIMTKIIKSITGQNQGDLDTDQLQRTLRDRLNGKRYLLVMDDVWNEDPEAWRELKSLLLGGANGSKILATTRSRKVASIMGRRGGTTGYNLQGLPFEDCLSLLMKCAFKEERDKHPNLIKIGEEIVKKCGGIPLAVRSLGSVLYDSADEHFWEYVRDNEIWQLEQKESGILPALRLSYDQLPPHLKQCFAYCSFFPKDYQFDSHYLVLFWMAHGLLQSHNKKEDLEDIGMRYLKELVSRSFFQDLNFETFGREVLFFKMHDLMHDLALLVAKDESLVVNSDCQSIPKRVRHLSFAAANASRNDFSSLLSDLGHVRTILFSTDDGKTSQSFVESCISKSQFLRVLNLSESALEVCPRKMGNLKHMRCLDLSRNYKIKKLPKSICELQSLQALILEGCLELEELPKDIRYLVSLRVFALTIKQKSLQESGIRSLGSLRCLTICDCRDLEHLFEEIDQLSVLRTLSIARCPRLISLPPAIKYLSSLETLILWMCESLDLNLNVEMEGEGSHHDRKNTRLHLRRVFIRGITQLLELPQWLLQCCTDTLQSLVILDCPNFMALPRSLKGLEALETLAIKECPKLSSLPEDMHHVTTLKSLLIEGCPALSERCKPPTGEDWPKIAHIRQVHLDGEMIKSSDN; this is encoded by the coding sequence ATGGTGGAATCATATTTTCCGATTGAAAAACTTTTGGAAAAATTAGGGAGCTCTGCTTATAAAGAACTTTTATTGTTCTGCGGTGTCAAAAATGACTTACAAAAGTTAGAGGAGACGTTAACCACTGTCAAAAGTGTGGTTTTGGATGCTGAGGAAAAGCAAATCCATAATCGCCGGTTAAGCGATTGGCTGGGAAAGCTTAAGGATGCTTGTTATGATGCAGAAGATGTGTTGGATGAATTTGAGGTGGAAAATCTACGAAGGCAAGTCATGAAGCAAAGAAGCATCGGAAGAAAGTTTCGTAACTTTTTTGGAAGCTCAAATCCGATAGCTTTTCGTTTTAGAATGGGTCATCAAATCAAGAAAATGCGAGAGAGGTTTGATGAGATTGCAAACTTGAGGGGTGAGTTTAATCTCATTGAACGACTTGACGATCATCGGCGAGTTGTTCACAAAGAAAGGGAACCCACTCATTCGTTTGTGCTTTCATCAGATATTATTGGAAGAGATAAAGATAGAGAAAAGATTATTGAAGCTCTAATGCAAACAAGTTCTGGCGAAAGTGAAACTGTGTCTGTTCTTCTTATCGTGGGACTTGGAGGTTTGGGCAAAACTGCACTTGCAAAATTGGTGTACAATGATCAAAGGGTAGAAGAGCATTTTGAGTTGAAAATCTGGATATGTGTTCCTGAGCATTTTGGTGAGAGACAAATTATGACAAAGATTATCAAGTCGATAACTGGTCAAAACCAAGGTGACTTGGATACAGACCAATTGCAACGAACCTTGCGAGATCGTTTGAATGGTAAGAGATACTTGCTTGTTATGGATGATGTATGGAACGAAGATCCTGAAGCATGGCGTGAATTAAAAAGCTTATTGTTGGGAGGTGCTAACGGAAGCAAAATTTTGGCAACTACACGTAGCAGGAAGGTTGCTTCAATCATGGGCAGGAGGGGAGGTACTACTGGCTACAATTTACAAGGTCTACCATTCGAGGATTGCTTGTCTTTGCTTATGAAATGTGCATTTAAAGAAGAGCGAGATAAACATCCAAACCTCATAAAAATCGGGGAGGAAATTGTGAAAAAATGTGGAGGAATTCCTCTGGCAGTCAGATCACTAGGAAGTGTACTATATGACTCAGCAGATGAACATTTTTGGGAATATGTGAGGGATAATGAGATATGGCAGTTAGAGCAAAAGGAAAGTGGCATTTTACCTGCTCTGAGGTTAAGCTACGATCAATTGCCACCTCACCTTAAACAATGCTTTGCTTATTGTTCATTCTTTCCCAAGGATTATCAATTTGATAGTCATTATTTGGTTCTATTTTGGATGGCTCATGGTCTTCTCCAATCGCATAATAAGAAAGAAGATTTAGAAGATATTGGTATGCGGTACTTGAAGGAATTAGTATCAAGATCTTTCTTccaagatttgaattttgagacGTTTGGACGGGAGgtgttgtttttcaaaatgcACGACCTTATGCATGATCTTGCCCTGCTAGTGGCCAAAGATGAATCCCTAGTAGTGAACTCTGATTGTCAATCTATTCCCAAAAGAGTCCGCCATTTGTCATTTGCTGCTGCTAATGCATCAAGAAATGACTTTTCAAGCCTTTTGTCTGATCTAGGTCATGTGAgaaccattttattttcaactgATGATGGGAAGACAAGCCAatcatttgttgaatcatgCATCTCAAAGTCGCAGTTCCTGAGAGTGCTAAATTTAAGTGAATCTGCTCTTGAGGTTTGTCCCAGAAAGATGGGAAATTTGAAGCACATGAGGTGTCTTGATCTGTcgagaaattataaaatcaagaAACTTCCAAAATCCATTTGCGAGCTACAGAGTTTACAAGCACTGATTCTTGAAGGATGTCTGGAGCTAGAAGAGTTGCCTAAAGACATAAGGTACCTTGTCAGTCTCAGAGTGTTTGCGCTAACCATAAAACAGAAGTCTTTGCAAGAGAGTGGAATAAGGAGCTTGGGTTCTCTTCGTTGTTTGACAATTTGTGATTGTAGGGATTTAGAACATTTGTTCGAGGAGATAGATCAATTAAGTGTCCTTCGAACATTGTCAATTGCTCGTTGTCCTCGTCTAATCTCATTGCCACCTGCTATCAAATATCTCAGCTCATTAGAGACTCTGATTTTGTGGATGTGTGAAAGCCTTGATCTTAATCTGAACGTGGAAATGGAAGGTGAAGGAAGTCATCATGATCGCAAAAACACAAGGCTTCACCTTCGGAGGGTTTTCATCAGGGGAATAACACAGTTATTAGAACTGCCACAATGGCTTCTTCAATGTTGTACTGATACTTTACAGAGCTTGGTTATTCTTGATTGTCCCAACTTCATGGCACTACCAAGGTCTCTAAAAGGCCTCGAAGCTCTTGAAACTCTTGCCATTAAAGAATGTCCAAAATTGTCATCGTTGCCGGAGGATATGCATCACGTCACAACTCTGAAATCATTGCTCATTGAAGGATGTCCTGCGCTGAGTGAACGATGCAAACCGCCAACAGGTGAAGATTGGCCCAAGATTGCACATATCCGTCAGGTTCATCTTGATGGCGAGATGATTAAATCAAGCGATAATTAg
- the LOC102612117 gene encoding CDP-diacylglycerol--inositol 3-phosphatidyltransferase 1-like isoform X2 yields MANVKKTAPRLRKLSVYLYIPNIIGYVRVLLNCIAFYLCFSDKRVFSVLYFISFVCDAIDGWCARKFNQVSTFGAVLDMVTDRISTACLLVILSQVYRPGLVFVSLLALDIGSHWLQMYSTFLTGKTSHKDVKDSTNWLFKAYYGNRMFMGYCCVACEVLYLILFLIAGKQSESLVDVVASAVRQGSPLSFLVALSLFGWAIKQTINVIQMKTAADVCVLYDIEKKQKP; encoded by the exons ATGGCCAACGTGAAGAAAACTGCACCAAGACTTAGAAAGTTATCTGTCTATCTTTACATTCCAAATATAATTG GGTATGTGAGAGTGCTCTTGAATTGCATTgccttttatttatgtttctcTGACAAAAGGGTTTTCTCTGTTCTCTACTTTATCAG CTTTGTATGTGATGCGATAGATGGTTGGTGTGCTCGTAAATTCAATCAAG TTTCGACCTTTGGAGCTGTTTTAGACATGGTAACCGATAG GATTAGTACAGCTTGTCTACTGGTAATACTCTCTCAAGTATACAG GCCTGGTTTGGTTTTTGTGTCACTACTTGCGTTAGATATTGGTAGTCACTGGCTGCAGATGTACAG TACATTCTTGACAGGAAAAACTAGCCATAAAGATGTAAAAGACAGCACAAATTGGCTTTTCAAAGCATATTATGGGAACCGGATGTTTATGGGTTATTGTTGTGTGGCATGTGAG GTTCTTTACCTAATCCTATTTCTTATTGCGGGGAAGCAGAGTGAAAGTTTGGTGGAT GTCGTGGCGAGTGCTGTGCGACAGGGTTCGCCCCTTTCCTTCCTAGTTGCATTGAGTTTATTCGGATGGGCAATCAAGCAAACGATCAATGTCATACAG ATGAAGACAGCAGCAGATGTGTGTGTGCTATATGACATcgagaaaaagcaaaagcctTAA
- the LOC102612117 gene encoding CDP-diacylglycerol--inositol 3-phosphatidyltransferase 1-like isoform X1: MANVKKTAPRLRKLSVYLYIPNIIGYVRVLLNCIAFYLCFSDKRVFSVLYFISFVCDAIDGWCARKFNQVSTFGAVLDMVTDRISTACLLVILSQVYRPGLVFVSLLALDIGSHWLQMYRKVLLSLGNMPTTLDLCCSTFLTGKTSHKDVKDSTNWLFKAYYGNRMFMGYCCVACEVLYLILFLIAGKQSESLVDVVASAVRQGSPLSFLVALSLFGWAIKQTINVIQMKTAADVCVLYDIEKKQKP; encoded by the exons ATGGCCAACGTGAAGAAAACTGCACCAAGACTTAGAAAGTTATCTGTCTATCTTTACATTCCAAATATAATTG GGTATGTGAGAGTGCTCTTGAATTGCATTgccttttatttatgtttctcTGACAAAAGGGTTTTCTCTGTTCTCTACTTTATCAG CTTTGTATGTGATGCGATAGATGGTTGGTGTGCTCGTAAATTCAATCAAG TTTCGACCTTTGGAGCTGTTTTAGACATGGTAACCGATAG GATTAGTACAGCTTGTCTACTGGTAATACTCTCTCAAGTATACAG GCCTGGTTTGGTTTTTGTGTCACTACTTGCGTTAGATATTGGTAGTCACTGGCTGCAGATGTACAG AAAAGTGTTACTTTCATTGGGAAATATGCCTACCACTCTGGATCTCTGTTGCAGTACATTCTTGACAGGAAAAACTAGCCATAAAGATGTAAAAGACAGCACAAATTGGCTTTTCAAAGCATATTATGGGAACCGGATGTTTATGGGTTATTGTTGTGTGGCATGTGAG GTTCTTTACCTAATCCTATTTCTTATTGCGGGGAAGCAGAGTGAAAGTTTGGTGGAT GTCGTGGCGAGTGCTGTGCGACAGGGTTCGCCCCTTTCCTTCCTAGTTGCATTGAGTTTATTCGGATGGGCAATCAAGCAAACGATCAATGTCATACAG ATGAAGACAGCAGCAGATGTGTGTGTGCTATATGACATcgagaaaaagcaaaagcctTAA